Proteins co-encoded in one Afipia sp. P52-10 genomic window:
- a CDS encoding sulfite exporter TauE/SafE family protein encodes MQDSAIAIAAIFVLAGFIKGVIGLGLPTIAMGLLAVVMPPAQAAAMMIVPSFVTNVWQMLSGNHLRAVLARLWPMLLGVCIGTWSGVGLMRGTYADYGAIALGLLLVLYAALGLSRVRFHLPRSREAVVGAVAGFITGLITAATGVFVIPAMPFMQAIGLEKDELVQALGAAFTVSTVALAGNLVANDAFTVSLAGPALGALAAALLGMWIGQALRLRMHPEVFRRWFFIGLLLLGCYLAGSAGAKLFLPH; translated from the coding sequence ATGCAGGATTCCGCCATCGCCATTGCCGCCATCTTCGTGCTCGCCGGGTTCATCAAGGGTGTGATCGGGCTCGGTCTGCCGACCATCGCCATGGGCCTGCTGGCGGTCGTGATGCCGCCGGCCCAGGCGGCGGCGATGATGATCGTCCCCTCGTTCGTCACCAATGTCTGGCAGATGCTGAGCGGCAACCATCTGCGCGCGGTGCTGGCGCGGCTGTGGCCGATGCTGCTCGGCGTCTGCATCGGCACCTGGTCGGGCGTTGGTCTGATGCGCGGGACCTACGCCGACTATGGCGCCATCGCGCTAGGACTGCTGCTGGTACTCTATGCCGCGCTCGGACTGTCACGGGTGCGCTTTCACCTGCCGCGCTCGCGCGAGGCGGTGGTCGGTGCTGTCGCAGGCTTCATCACCGGGCTGATCACGGCGGCGACCGGCGTGTTCGTGATTCCAGCGATGCCGTTCATGCAGGCGATCGGGCTGGAGAAGGACGAACTGGTGCAGGCGCTGGGCGCGGCCTTCACGGTCTCGACCGTGGCGCTGGCCGGCAACCTCGTCGCCAACGATGCCTTCACCGTCTCGCTGGCGGGCCCGGCGCTCGGTGCGCTGGCCGCTGCCCTGCTCGGCATGTGGATCGGTCAGGCGCTGCGTCTGCGCATGCATCCGGAGGTGTTCCGGCGCTGGTTCTTCATCGGCCTGTTGCTGCTCGGCTGCTATCTCGCCGGCAGCGCCGGGGCGAAGCTATTCCTGCCGCACTGA
- a CDS encoding LysR family transcriptional regulator, which translates to MHFDLVDLKLFVAVAEARSITHGAARAHLALASASERIKGLEEAAGVELLRRERRGVTLTAAGESLLDHARLVLRHVEVLRGDLLGFARGVRANVRILANTSGLSEHLPKALASFLVAHPALSIDVEEHESVEIAQLIASGAADIGVAVEDMLPDTIERHPFCQDNLVLIVRRGDPLARHRRIAFADAVSRDFVGLSGASALHDHVTKHAVQLGARLRFRARMRTFDAVCDLVAAGVGVAVIPEAAARRYKNTAIHALPMRDAWTRRQLVVCARSIKTLPKPAQRLFEHLRQAAPAARS; encoded by the coding sequence ATGCACTTCGACCTGGTCGATCTCAAACTGTTCGTCGCCGTGGCCGAGGCGCGCAGCATCACCCACGGCGCCGCCCGCGCGCATCTGGCGCTGGCCTCGGCCAGCGAGCGCATCAAGGGGCTGGAGGAAGCCGCCGGAGTCGAATTGCTGCGGCGGGAACGGCGCGGCGTGACGCTGACGGCCGCGGGCGAAAGCCTGCTGGACCATGCGCGGCTGGTGCTGCGCCATGTCGAGGTGCTGCGCGGCGATCTGCTCGGCTTCGCGCGCGGCGTCCGCGCCAATGTGCGGATCCTGGCCAACACGTCGGGGCTGTCGGAGCACCTGCCGAAGGCGCTGGCGAGCTTCCTCGTCGCGCACCCGGCGCTCAGCATCGATGTCGAGGAGCATGAGAGCGTCGAGATCGCGCAGCTGATCGCTTCGGGCGCCGCCGACATCGGCGTGGCCGTGGAGGATATGCTGCCGGATACGATCGAGCGCCATCCGTTCTGTCAGGACAATCTGGTGCTGATCGTCCGGCGTGGCGATCCGCTCGCGCGGCATCGCCGGATCGCGTTTGCCGATGCGGTGTCGCGGGATTTCGTCGGCCTGTCAGGAGCGAGCGCGCTGCACGACCATGTGACGAAGCACGCGGTCCAGCTCGGCGCGCGGCTACGGTTCCGGGCGCGGATGCGCACGTTCGATGCGGTCTGCGACCTGGTTGCGGCCGGCGTCGGCGTGGCCGTGATTCCGGAAGCCGCCGCTCGTCGCTACAAGAACACGGCCATTCATGCCCTACCGATGCGCGATGCCTGGACGCGGCGGCAGCTTGTGGTCTGCGCCCGCAGCATCAAGACCTTGCCGAAGCCGGCGCAGCGGCTGTTCGAGCATCTGCGCCAAGCGGCGCCGGCGGCGCGGTCGTGA
- the hisN gene encoding histidinol-phosphatase has protein sequence MTVIDFAAFIEQLATASGETILPFFRTSLGVENKKPGHDFDPVTEADRAAEAAMRKLITSHFPQHGIVGEEFGAERADAEYVWVLDPIDGTKSFIGGFPVWGTLIALLHNGRPAFGMMHQPYIRERFTGDNGAARYRGPSGERRLSVRRCASLSEATLYTTTPLLMNEAERALFGRIEKQVRLSRYGGDCYAYCMLAAGHVDLVIEAGLKSYDIAALVPIVTGAGGIVTTWDGKPAHNGGNIIAASDPRVHEAAMALLNA, from the coding sequence GTGACGGTCATCGATTTCGCGGCCTTCATCGAACAGCTCGCCACCGCGTCCGGCGAGACCATCCTCCCGTTCTTCCGCACCTCGCTCGGCGTCGAGAACAAGAAGCCAGGCCACGACTTCGATCCCGTGACCGAAGCCGACCGCGCCGCTGAAGCGGCGATGCGCAAGCTGATCACCAGTCATTTTCCCCAGCACGGCATCGTCGGCGAGGAATTCGGCGCGGAGCGCGCCGATGCCGAATATGTCTGGGTGCTGGACCCGATCGACGGCACCAAGTCCTTCATCGGCGGCTTTCCGGTCTGGGGCACGCTGATCGCGTTGCTGCACAACGGCCGCCCTGCCTTCGGCATGATGCATCAGCCCTATATTCGCGAACGCTTTACCGGCGACAATGGCGCGGCGCGCTATCGCGGCCCGTCCGGCGAACGCCGCCTCAGCGTCCGCCGCTGCGCCAGCTTGAGCGAGGCGACGCTCTACACCACCACGCCGCTGTTGATGAACGAGGCGGAGCGCGCGCTGTTCGGACGCATCGAGAAGCAGGTGCGGCTGTCGCGCTATGGCGGCGACTGCTACGCCTACTGCATGCTGGCGGCCGGCCACGTCGACCTGGTGATCGAGGCGGGTCTGAAGTCCTACGACATTGCCGCTTTGGTGCCGATCGTCACTGGCGCCGGCGGCATCGTCACCACTTGGGACGGGAAGCCTGCGCATAACGGCGGCAACATCATCGCCGCCAGCGATCCGCGCGTCCACGAAGCGGCAATGGCGCTGCTAAACGCCTGA
- a CDS encoding N-formylglutamate amidohydrolase, whose translation MNDFRGESSPPFEITEPVHWRAPIIFNSPHSGTVYPHEFLMASRIDMATLRKSEDAFMDELIADLSNRGFGVVRVNFPRSYVDVNREPYELDPRMFTGRLPSFANTRSMRVAGGLGTIPRVVGDGQDIYADRLSIEDALQRIESLYKPYHRALRRLIAKVHQDFGTAMLIDCHSMPSVGIAREEPRRPDVVIGDRYGTSCSAVLADVVQETMQACGYSVSRNKPYAGGFITEHYGNPGSGLHAIQIELNRAIYMDERKRERTERFEQVAVDLAALAEACAAIPLADLGPFQAAAE comes from the coding sequence ATGAATGATTTTCGGGGCGAGTCATCCCCTCCTTTCGAGATTACCGAGCCGGTGCACTGGCGGGCGCCGATCATCTTCAACTCGCCGCATTCGGGCACGGTCTATCCGCACGAGTTCCTGATGGCATCGCGGATCGACATGGCGACGCTGCGCAAGTCCGAAGACGCCTTCATGGACGAGCTGATCGCCGATCTCAGCAACCGCGGATTCGGCGTGGTGCGGGTGAATTTCCCCCGCTCCTATGTGGACGTGAACCGCGAGCCCTACGAGCTCGACCCGCGCATGTTCACCGGCCGGCTGCCGAGCTTCGCCAATACCCGCTCGATGCGGGTGGCGGGCGGCCTCGGCACGATTCCGCGGGTGGTCGGCGATGGTCAGGACATCTACGCCGACCGCCTGTCGATCGAGGATGCGCTCCAGCGCATCGAAAGCCTGTACAAGCCCTATCATCGCGCCCTGCGGCGGCTGATCGCCAAGGTGCATCAGGATTTCGGCACCGCCATGCTGATCGACTGCCATTCGATGCCCTCTGTCGGCATCGCCCGCGAGGAGCCGCGGCGGCCCGACGTCGTCATCGGCGACCGTTACGGAACGAGCTGCTCGGCGGTGCTGGCTGACGTGGTGCAGGAGACGATGCAGGCCTGCGGCTACAGCGTCAGCCGCAACAAGCCCTATGCCGGCGGCTTCATCACCGAGCATTACGGCAATCCGGGCAGCGGACTGCACGCGATCCAGATCGAGCTGAACCGGGCGATCTACATGGACGAACGCAAGCGCGAGCGGACCGAACGATTCGAACAGGTCGCCGTCGATCTTGCCGCATTGGCCGAAGCCTGTGCCGCGATTCCGCTGGCGGATCTCGGCCCGTTCCAGGCAGCCGCGGAATAG
- the cpdR gene encoding cell cycle two-component system response regulator CpdR translates to MHKKILLAEDDNDMRRFLAKALENAGFEVSSYDNGMSAYKRLREEPFEMLLTDIVMPEMDGIELARRAAELDPDIKIMFITGFAAVALNSDSQTPKNAKVLSKPVHLRELVSEVNKMLAA, encoded by the coding sequence ATGCACAAGAAAATCCTGCTCGCCGAAGACGATAACGATATGCGACGGTTCCTGGCGAAGGCGCTTGAGAATGCCGGCTTCGAGGTTTCCTCCTACGATAACGGCATGTCGGCCTATAAGCGCCTCCGGGAGGAGCCGTTCGAGATGCTCCTGACCGATATCGTGATGCCGGAAATGGACGGCATCGAGCTGGCGCGCCGCGCCGCCGAGCTCGACCCGGACATCAAGATCATGTTCATCACCGGATTCGCCGCCGTGGCGCTGAATTCGGATTCGCAGACCCCGAAAAACGCCAAGGTGCTGTCCAAACCGGTGCACCTGCGCGAGCTGGTCAGCGAAGTGAACAAGATGCTGGCGGCCTGA
- a CDS encoding cupin domain-containing protein: MSDVVLIGSLRLKFLIDDADNGGKLTMFEMTVPERAKVPAAHYHRDFEEVWYGLGGTLTVTLEGIEHRLKPGDALFVPRGAVHRFDNLDAGEAWALVTLTPAVAGKRYFEELAAVINADGPPDMAKVKAVMDKYGLVVA; encoded by the coding sequence ATGTCTGACGTGGTGCTGATAGGCTCGTTGCGGTTGAAGTTTCTCATCGACGATGCCGACAATGGCGGCAAGCTGACGATGTTCGAAATGACTGTTCCGGAGCGGGCCAAAGTGCCAGCGGCGCATTACCATCGTGATTTCGAGGAAGTTTGGTATGGCCTCGGCGGTACGCTGACAGTGACCCTCGAGGGGATCGAGCACCGATTGAAACCGGGCGATGCCCTGTTCGTGCCCCGCGGCGCTGTGCATCGCTTCGACAACCTTGATGCCGGGGAAGCTTGGGCACTGGTGACGCTGACGCCAGCGGTCGCGGGGAAGCGATACTTCGAAGAACTCGCTGCAGTCATCAATGCGGATGGACCGCCGGACATGGCGAAGGTAAAGGCGGTCATGGACAAGTACGGACTTGTCGTAGCTTGA
- a CDS encoding tripartite tricarboxylate transporter substrate binding protein — MSDPAYDPRKQRRRLCDDRYREHWGRRRMTVRLNRRTLIAAGAATAGTALLGRPARSQTSWPTKPVRVVCAFPPGGSTDMVSRAYSEFLSRHFGQTFVVENKGGGSGTVGALDVKQARPDGYTLLATISNAMINNRVTMKNLAYDPVKDFDILTIVLGPGNLVMVPPNIGVTNLKEFVEYGKKKAGKLSMGSFAIGSTSHLVAAEINAQYGLNIEPIHYRGEGPMWADFMAGSLDIAVGGMAGTAPVRETGRGRIIASLGSRNAAYPDVPTLEEQGLKPQASHIRAYVGLWAPAGTPADIMQRLSEALVLGGKDPSVQKTAAQFYLDPAISIAEARRRFADDTAVLIPALKNLGIQPE, encoded by the coding sequence GTGTCCGATCCTGCCTACGATCCTCGCAAACAGCGACGTCGGCTCTGTGACGATCGCTACAGAGAACATTGGGGGAGGCGTCGCATGACCGTGCGTCTGAATCGTCGAACGCTCATCGCAGCCGGAGCTGCAACCGCGGGGACGGCATTGCTCGGCCGTCCGGCCCGATCGCAAACGAGCTGGCCGACGAAACCCGTGCGGGTCGTGTGCGCGTTTCCACCCGGCGGCTCGACCGACATGGTATCGAGGGCCTATTCCGAGTTTCTCAGCCGCCATTTTGGCCAAACCTTCGTTGTCGAGAACAAGGGCGGCGGTTCGGGGACCGTCGGTGCGCTCGACGTCAAGCAGGCGCGACCCGATGGCTACACGCTGCTGGCGACGATCTCGAACGCGATGATCAACAATCGCGTCACCATGAAGAACCTTGCCTACGATCCGGTGAAGGACTTCGACATTCTCACGATCGTTCTCGGCCCCGGCAACTTGGTCATGGTCCCGCCGAACATAGGCGTGACGAACCTGAAAGAGTTCGTTGAATACGGAAAGAAGAAGGCCGGCAAGCTCAGCATGGGGTCCTTTGCGATCGGTTCGACGTCGCATCTGGTCGCCGCCGAAATCAATGCGCAATACGGCCTGAATATCGAGCCCATCCACTATCGCGGCGAAGGCCCGATGTGGGCGGATTTCATGGCTGGGTCACTCGACATCGCGGTGGGCGGTATGGCAGGGACGGCGCCGGTGCGGGAGACCGGGCGCGGTCGGATCATCGCCTCGCTCGGCAGCCGGAATGCGGCTTATCCTGATGTCCCCACCCTGGAGGAACAGGGCCTCAAGCCACAGGCATCGCACATTCGCGCCTATGTCGGCTTGTGGGCTCCGGCCGGCACGCCGGCTGATATCATGCAGAGGCTGTCGGAAGCGCTCGTGCTGGGTGGAAAAGACCCAAGCGTGCAAAAGACTGCGGCCCAGTTTTATCTCGACCCCGCGATTTCCATCGCCGAGGCTAGGCGGCGATTTGCCGACGACACCGCGGTCTTGATTCCAGCTTTGAAGAATCTGGGGATTCAACCGGAATGA
- a CDS encoding helix-turn-helix domain-containing protein: MANTIPSVFDESCSARHALELISGKWPILIISALADGPMRNGMLLRRIGGISQKMLTQTLKELECNGLLQRDDRGTVPPNVEYRLTPLGHSLTEALKVLDRWAEDNFPALDAARESFLKAQSSKL, encoded by the coding sequence ATGGCCAACACGATCCCGAGTGTCTTCGACGAAAGCTGCTCCGCGCGGCATGCGCTGGAGCTGATATCCGGCAAGTGGCCGATCCTGATTATTTCTGCCCTCGCTGACGGGCCAATGCGCAATGGAATGCTTCTGAGGCGGATCGGCGGCATCTCGCAAAAGATGCTGACTCAGACGTTGAAAGAGCTCGAGTGCAACGGTCTTCTCCAGCGAGATGACCGAGGCACCGTTCCGCCGAACGTGGAATATCGTCTGACGCCTCTCGGGCATTCGCTCACTGAAGCGCTCAAGGTGCTCGATCGATGGGCGGAGGACAACTTTCCCGCCCTCGATGCTGCCCGGGAGAGCTTTCTGAAGGCGCAGTCAAGCAAACTCTGA
- a CDS encoding flavodoxin family protein, which yields MRVYVLSSSPRRDGNSAALATAAAEGLREAGDDVELAYVDDIVSSFLRDCRQCRDLNGSCTIADRFGEAFTRSFLPSDGFIVATPIYWYGMSGQLKAFFDRMFCYVAASNPRSASVKTAMQGKRVGLLMSSEETYPTVSMAVLHQIQEYCRYTRSTLVGVVHGHGNSRGDIMREPSDPVTAARQFGRTFASAHASDYHIDTERSARMWC from the coding sequence ATGAGAGTGTATGTCCTCAGTTCCAGTCCCCGCCGCGACGGCAATTCTGCGGCACTCGCGACCGCCGCGGCCGAAGGCCTGAGGGAAGCCGGTGACGATGTCGAGTTGGCGTATGTCGACGATATCGTTTCGTCATTCCTTCGGGACTGCAGGCAGTGCCGTGACCTGAATGGAAGTTGCACCATTGCCGACCGGTTTGGTGAGGCGTTCACGCGGAGTTTCCTTCCATCGGATGGATTCATCGTGGCCACACCGATCTACTGGTATGGCATGTCCGGCCAGTTGAAGGCGTTCTTTGACAGGATGTTTTGTTACGTTGCCGCCTCGAATCCCCGATCCGCGTCTGTCAAGACCGCGATGCAGGGCAAGCGTGTCGGTCTGCTCATGAGCTCCGAGGAGACATATCCGACGGTTTCGATGGCGGTCCTCCACCAGATCCAAGAATACTGTCGCTATACGCGGTCAACGCTGGTCGGTGTGGTCCATGGGCACGGCAACAGCCGCGGTGATATCATGCGTGAGCCATCCGACCCGGTCACCGCGGCCCGGCAGTTCGGGCGCACATTCGCCTCCGCGCATGCTAGCGATTACCATATCGATACAGAGCGAAGCGCGAGAATGTGGTGCTGA
- a CDS encoding CsbD family protein: MGETADRAAGKIKQVIGEVIGDQHLADEGKRQERRQENREEEDRQENRQPATTNRKEKEEQQRLPASKILNDLT, from the coding sequence ATGGGCGAGACTGCGGATCGGGCGGCAGGAAAGATCAAGCAGGTGATCGGCGAGGTCATCGGCGATCAGCATCTGGCGGATGAGGGAAAGCGCCAGGAAAGACGCCAAGAGAACCGTGAAGAAGAAGACCGCCAAGAGAACCGTCAACCGGCGACCACCAATCGAAAGGAGAAGGAGGAGCAACAGCGCCTTCCGGCATCCAAAATCCTGAATGATCTGACGTGA
- a CDS encoding four-helix bundle copper-binding protein gives MLSSEMSRCVDICLSCYRTCLQTAMDHCLEMGGEHVEPKHFRLMMTCAEICRTSAHVMLIGTPHHKHTCAECAEICSECANDCERIGGMAECVTQCRACANACREMVAQ, from the coding sequence ATGCTGTCGAGCGAAATGTCACGCTGCGTTGATATCTGCCTGAGCTGTTACAGGACATGCCTGCAGACCGCCATGGATCACTGTTTGGAGATGGGCGGGGAGCACGTCGAGCCGAAGCACTTCCGGTTGATGATGACGTGCGCGGAGATTTGTCGCACCTCCGCGCATGTCATGCTGATCGGAACTCCGCATCATAAGCACACCTGCGCCGAGTGCGCGGAGATCTGCAGCGAGTGTGCCAATGATTGTGAACGCATCGGCGGCATGGCCGAGTGCGTCACGCAGTGCCGCGCCTGCGCAAACGCCTGCCGCGAAATGGTCGCGCAATAA
- a CDS encoding enoyl-CoA hydratase/isomerase family protein produces the protein MNYADFQFLTFDHKADGVVLVTLNRPEVMNATNARLHWELTKIWAVLNDDPKVRVIVVTGAGDRAFSAGGDLAWISQTVGNAEMVAGTLKEAGDIVFNMLACEKPIVSAINGVAVGAGLAVALMADISIMAEEAKITDGHVRLGVSAGDHAVILWPLLCGMAKAKYYLMTAEFVDGKEAERIGLVSLSVPRAQLLDKALAVAAKLGTGSQPAIRYTKRSLNNWMRMSQPAFDASLALEMLCFMGEDVKEGVAAIKEKREPRFPSAR, from the coding sequence ATGAACTACGCCGACTTTCAGTTTCTGACGTTCGATCACAAGGCCGACGGTGTCGTGCTGGTGACGCTCAATCGGCCCGAGGTGATGAACGCGACCAACGCGCGGCTGCATTGGGAGCTCACCAAGATCTGGGCTGTGCTGAACGACGATCCGAAGGTCCGCGTGATCGTGGTGACGGGCGCCGGCGATCGCGCGTTCTCCGCCGGCGGCGATCTGGCGTGGATTTCGCAGACCGTCGGCAACGCGGAGATGGTTGCGGGGACGTTGAAGGAGGCGGGCGATATCGTCTTCAACATGCTGGCTTGCGAGAAGCCGATCGTCTCGGCGATCAACGGCGTTGCCGTGGGCGCCGGGCTTGCGGTGGCGCTGATGGCCGACATCAGCATCATGGCGGAAGAGGCCAAGATCACCGATGGCCATGTGCGCCTCGGCGTGTCGGCGGGCGACCATGCGGTGATCCTCTGGCCACTGCTTTGCGGCATGGCGAAGGCGAAGTACTATCTGATGACTGCCGAATTCGTCGATGGCAAGGAAGCCGAGCGCATCGGCCTGGTCAGCCTCAGCGTTCCGCGCGCCCAGCTGCTCGATAAGGCGTTGGCGGTTGCGGCCAAGCTCGGCACCGGCAGCCAGCCGGCGATTCGTTACACCAAGCGGTCGCTGAACAACTGGATGCGGATGTCGCAGCCGGCGTTCGATGCGTCGCTGGCGCTCGAGATGCTTTGCTTCATGGGCGAGGACGTCAAGGAAGGCGTTGCCGCCATCAAGGAGAAGCGGGAGCCGCGCTTTCCGTCGGCGCGCTAA